GAGAAAGTTTTTTAAAAAGTAAAAAGGAGCAGAATCTGCTCCTTTATTGTTTTGCTGTATATTTATTTAAGAAAGGCTCGGCTTCCGATACCTTTGTTCCATTATAATAATAAGCAACAATATCTTGATATGTTTTTCCTGATTCAGCCATAAAGTTTGCTCCGTATTGACTCATACCAACACCGTGACCATAGCCTTTCGTTTCGATTACAACGGAGTCGCCTTTAATTTCCCATGTAAAGTCTGCTGATTTTAATTCCAGCTTATCCCTCACATCTGTACCGGTAAATTCTTTCCCATCTATCTCAACTTTAGCTACGCGTTTCCCAGGTGTTAGCTCGGTAACTTTCCCAATTGTTCCGCTTGATGTATTAAGATTTACCCCTAATAGTTTTTCAAACTGAGATATTGCAATGATTTTTTTCTCATAAAACTTCGGTGATTTTTCATCCCATGTGCTTTCTACACTTTTTAAATAAGGAATCGGCTCCTGCCAAACGGCTTCAGAGTTTTCCGTGTATCCATTACTAGTGGAGAAAAAGCTGGCATCAATCGGCTGATTATCATATGTAAGAATTTGACCTTGAGTTGCTGCTACAGCCTCTGTTATTTTTTCCATTTTTCGTGCGTAATCATCTCCCCAAGCTGCTTTTAGCTCTTCGGGGGTCTTATATACCTGATGCATGACCGTATCTGTTACAACAGCATTCCCTTCTGGAACACCTAATTTTTTGCCACTCATCAATTGCTTTGTAATATATG
This Metabacillus endolithicus DNA region includes the following protein-coding sequences:
- the spoIID gene encoding stage II sporulation protein D, with protein sequence MKQVKPVLFALGGLFFIILLIPTLLVTPFMEQSKGKLGEEITVSKSEVPVLGESPLDVPVYRSQAKVVENVPLEEYVIGVVASEMPAEFEKEALKAQALAARTYITKQLMSGKKLGVPEGNAVVTDTVMHQVYKTPEELKAAWGDDYARKMEKITEAVAATQGQILTYDNQPIDASFFSTSNGYTENSEAVWQEPIPYLKSVESTWDEKSPKFYEKKIIAISQFEKLLGVNLNTSSGTIGKVTELTPGKRVAKVEIDGKEFTGTDVRDKLELKSADFTWEIKGDSVVIETKGYGHGVGMSQYGANFMAESGKTYQDIVAYYYNGTKVSEAEPFLNKYTAKQ